The Litoreibacter ponti genome includes a window with the following:
- a CDS encoding sensor histidine kinase — MSRALSLRARLTVIILLPVLSVALLAGLWQLGQARGTAADVFNRSLLSAALAVSNDVAISGGDALSERTRDILASTSGGLVFYHVFAPDGVIVAGYATPPVGIPRTGVEAAEPTYFDAIYLGRSVSGVRLQTRSEIDGVTGLFTTTVWQDRAVRVAFVRDLVLRTVIVMSSLLLALGFFVWFGVRVGLRPLLDLEQAIAQRSPEDLSPIKRAVPDEVAGIVATLNRLFGQVSHTMSAQSEFIANAAHQLRNPIAGVLALAEAVVSAKSPEQTKARAGDLLKAAETTADLSQKLLLLERAEALPRMVEFAPLDLSIALRDWLAEVPELAARGVSLELDLPKEPAIIVGDPVMLREACVNLIDNALRHGGADLSRINVRLSEAGPRWHLTISDDGRGIADPDRARATERFVQLAETGTTGLGLSIVRAIVEGHGGSLTLYDGAPGLRVGITLPQAAGQGDG, encoded by the coding sequence GTGAGTCGCGCGCTATCGCTGCGGGCGCGGCTGACGGTCATCATCTTGCTGCCGGTGCTGAGTGTCGCGTTGCTCGCCGGATTATGGCAGTTGGGTCAGGCGCGCGGGACCGCGGCGGATGTGTTCAACCGCTCGCTGCTGTCGGCGGCGCTGGCGGTGTCCAACGATGTGGCCATCTCCGGCGGTGACGCGCTGTCGGAGCGCACGCGCGATATCCTCGCCAGCACCTCCGGCGGCTTGGTCTTCTATCATGTCTTCGCCCCCGACGGGGTCATCGTCGCAGGCTACGCCACGCCGCCCGTGGGCATCCCGCGCACCGGGGTCGAAGCGGCGGAGCCCACCTATTTCGACGCGATCTATCTTGGCCGCAGCGTTAGCGGCGTGCGCCTGCAGACCCGCAGCGAGATTGATGGCGTGACCGGGCTGTTCACCACCACCGTCTGGCAGGACCGCGCCGTGCGCGTGGCGTTCGTGCGTGATCTGGTTCTGCGCACAGTGATCGTGATGTCATCGCTGCTGCTGGCCCTTGGCTTTTTCGTCTGGTTCGGCGTGCGGGTCGGCCTGCGCCCGCTGCTTGATCTTGAGCAGGCCATCGCGCAGCGCTCGCCCGAAGACTTGTCGCCCATCAAGCGCGCCGTGCCCGACGAGGTGGCGGGCATTGTCGCGACGCTGAACCGGCTGTTCGGGCAGGTCTCGCATACGATGAGCGCGCAGTCGGAATTCATCGCCAACGCCGCCCACCAGCTACGCAACCCCATCGCGGGGGTGCTGGCGCTGGCCGAAGCCGTCGTCTCTGCCAAGAGCCCAGAGCAGACAAAGGCGCGGGCCGGGGATTTGCTGAAGGCGGCGGAGACCACGGCCGACTTGAGCCAGAAACTGCTTCTGCTGGAGCGGGCCGAGGCATTACCGCGGATGGTTGAGTTCGCGCCGCTCGACCTGAGTATCGCGCTTCGGGATTGGCTTGCTGAGGTTCCGGAGCTTGCGGCACGGGGTGTGTCGCTGGAGCTTGATCTGCCAAAGGAGCCCGCGATCATCGTGGGCGACCCGGTCATGCTGCGGGAGGCCTGCGTCAACCTGATCGATAACGCCCTGCGCCATGGCGGGGCTGATCTGTCCCGGATCAATGTGCGGCTGAGCGAAGCGGGTCCACGCTGGCACCTGACCATCAGCGATGACGGGCGCGGCATCGCCGACCCCGATCGTGCGCGGGCGACGGAGCGGTTCGTGCAACTGGCCGAGACCGGCACGACCGGCCTTGGCCTGTCCATCGTGCGTGCGATTGTCGAGGGGCACGGCGGCAGCCTGACGCTTTATGATGGGGCGCCGGGACTTCGGGTGGGGATCACTCTGCCGCAGGCCGCGGGGCAGGGCGACGGCTAG
- a CDS encoding tricarboxylate transporter: protein MAMGLVAAAAASFATSATAGGHGIDLSGKTVEWVIPFSETGGSAKWANFYAPLLSEALPGNPTVVVKFMPGAGSTKGANWFQEQKFEDSEGTLIFGSSGSTQFPYLLGDPRVRYEYNDWNVVLASGTGGVAYLPPDLAGKMDGLDASGLQGEDFIYGSQGATRLDLVPLLAWEMLGLQVEPVFGIKGRGDGRLMFERGEANIDYQTSSSYLKGVTPLVEAGTAVPMMSWGALDADGNIVRDPTFPDMPTFKEVCEATEGCETSGEKWDAWKAFFVAGFPAQKMVFLPAGASNDAVVTYTQAFEAIKARADFAEISGGRLGEYPQMTGEEATGALQSATNVPQGAKDFVTGWLKDRYGVSLN, encoded by the coding sequence GTGGCGATGGGCCTTGTGGCCGCCGCCGCTGCGAGCTTTGCAACCTCGGCCACCGCGGGTGGCCACGGGATCGATCTGAGCGGCAAGACCGTCGAATGGGTGATCCCTTTCTCTGAGACCGGCGGCTCCGCCAAATGGGCCAATTTCTACGCCCCGCTTCTGTCCGAGGCGCTGCCCGGCAACCCCACTGTGGTCGTGAAATTCATGCCCGGTGCGGGCTCGACCAAAGGGGCCAACTGGTTCCAGGAGCAGAAGTTCGAGGACAGCGAAGGCACGCTGATCTTCGGCTCCTCCGGCTCCACCCAGTTCCCCTACCTGTTGGGCGATCCGCGCGTGCGCTACGAGTATAACGACTGGAACGTCGTGCTGGCCTCCGGCACGGGCGGCGTGGCCTACCTGCCCCCCGATCTGGCGGGCAAGATGGACGGGCTGGATGCCTCCGGCCTGCAGGGCGAGGACTTCATCTACGGCAGCCAGGGTGCGACCCGTCTGGACCTCGTCCCGCTTCTGGCGTGGGAGATGTTGGGCCTGCAGGTCGAGCCGGTCTTCGGCATCAAGGGCCGCGGCGACGGTCGCCTGATGTTCGAGCGCGGCGAGGCCAATATCGACTACCAGACCTCGTCTTCCTACCTGAAGGGCGTCACCCCGCTGGTCGAGGCCGGCACCGCCGTTCCGATGATGTCCTGGGGCGCGCTGGATGCGGACGGCAACATCGTCCGCGATCCGACCTTCCCCGATATGCCGACCTTCAAGGAGGTCTGCGAGGCCACCGAAGGCTGCGAGACCTCGGGTGAGAAGTGGGATGCCTGGAAAGCCTTCTTCGTCGCGGGCTTCCCGGCGCAAAAGATGGTGTTCCTGCCCGCGGGCGCGTCGAACGACGCTGTCGTGACTTACACGCAGGCGTTTGAGGCCATCAAAGCCCGTGCCGACTTTGCCGAAATCTCCGGGGGCCGTCTTGGCGAGTACCCGCAGATGACCGGCGAAGAGGCCACCGGGGCCCTGCAATCGGCCACCAACGTGCCGCAAGGGGCCAAGGACTTTGTGACCGGCTGGCTGAAAGACCGCTACGGCGTCTCGCTGAACTAA
- a CDS encoding RNA polymerase sigma factor, which produces MKTSDEALAQAASGGDAEAFGLLIRRHYDRLFRLCWRLCGHRADAEDLCHDILAALPAKLRGFRGDAAFTTWLYRVALNANTDRARKAQRRRVARDGWGEDFQRRAAEAEETREAQDWLTTAMRSLPPELRETVALTLGEDLTQAETAQVLGLSEGTIAWRMSEVKRHLKEMATEEAK; this is translated from the coding sequence ATGAAAACCAGCGACGAGGCCTTGGCGCAAGCCGCCAGTGGAGGGGATGCGGAGGCCTTTGGCCTGCTGATCCGCCGCCACTACGACCGGCTGTTCCGGCTGTGCTGGCGGCTCTGCGGGCACCGCGCCGATGCCGAGGACCTGTGCCACGACATCCTTGCCGCCCTACCCGCCAAGCTGCGCGGCTTTCGCGGCGATGCAGCGTTTACAACCTGGCTCTACCGCGTGGCGCTGAACGCCAATACCGACCGCGCCCGAAAGGCGCAGCGGCGGCGGGTGGCGCGCGATGGCTGGGGCGAGGATTTCCAACGCCGCGCGGCCGAAGCCGAAGAGACCCGCGAAGCGCAAGACTGGTTAACAACCGCCATGCGATCCCTGCCGCCCGAGCTACGCGAAACCGTCGCGTTAACCTTGGGCGAGGACCTGACCCAGGCCGAAACCGCCCAAGTCCTGGGCCTGTCCGAGGGCACAATCGCCTGGCGCATGTCAGAGGTGAAGCGCCACCTCAAGGAAATGGCCACAGAGGAGGCCAAGTGA
- a CDS encoding response regulator transcription factor: protein MRITLIEDTESLRKGLTYRLEDEGHVVDALADGLDADDFLRHERSDLVILDINLPGQSGLEVLRALRRRADPRPVILLTARGETEDRVAGLDAGADDYLVKPFAIDELLARVRALARRGTQAPTRSVALGPLVLELEPLQLSSEAGPLDVPRRELMLLAALTRPPGSAVSKGQLLDAVYGTGTDADEKVIEVYVSRLRKRLRPHGVSITVRRGIGYALETGP, encoded by the coding sequence ATGCGGATCACGTTGATCGAGGACACCGAGAGCCTGCGCAAAGGGCTAACCTACCGGCTGGAGGATGAAGGCCACGTGGTGGATGCCCTTGCCGACGGGCTGGATGCCGATGATTTTCTGCGCCACGAGCGCAGCGATCTGGTGATCCTCGACATCAACCTGCCGGGCCAAAGCGGGCTGGAGGTTCTGCGCGCCCTGCGCCGCCGGGCTGACCCGCGCCCGGTCATCCTGCTCACCGCGCGCGGCGAGACCGAGGACCGCGTGGCGGGCCTGGACGCGGGTGCGGACGACTACCTGGTGAAACCCTTTGCCATCGACGAGCTATTGGCGCGGGTGCGGGCGCTGGCGCGCCGCGGCACGCAGGCCCCCACCCGCAGCGTCGCGCTCGGTCCGCTGGTGCTGGAGCTGGAGCCGCTACAGTTGAGCAGTGAGGCAGGCCCGCTGGATGTGCCGCGCCGCGAGCTGATGCTGCTTGCCGCCCTGACGCGCCCACCGGGCAGCGCCGTGAGCAAAGGGCAGCTGCTCGACGCCGTTTATGGCACCGGGACGGATGCCGATGAGAAGGTGATCGAGGTCTATGTCTCGCGGCTGCGCAAGCGGTTGCGGCCACACGGGGTGTCGATCACGGTGCGGCGCGGCATTGGCTACGCGCTTGAGACCGGCCCGTGA
- a CDS encoding vWA domain-containing protein: MDELDKLRAALQGDAPAPKADAKTIALRMAEENFARLQESDPAARPTETAPQRGGFLKGLSQMFMNSNLKPLMLATSSLVIVGIGVVLVDPFARPMPQAVIEPVVMPAEAPENLVDDLVEMEIEETAAPSVSKRLQQAPANTVAQPRRSTLGRNGDSGSKAENSVMRPAAPAPSGQLLRDRLPQPQVAQSDDRFANAATNPLKVTSEEPVSTFSIDVDTASYSWVRSSLTRGQLPDTASVRVEEMVNYFPYDYPAPDGDAPFETTVSVSETPWNPDTQLMHIAIQGAQVETRPPLNLVFLIDTSGSMQDANKLPLLVQSFRLMLGQLNAEDQVAIVAYAGSAGTVLEPTPASARSKIEDALARLSAGGSTAGGEGLRAAYALAEQMSDDGDVSRVILATDGDFNVGLQSDAEMKGFVTEKRKSGTYLSVLGFGRGNFNDALMQTLAQNGNGQAAYIDTLAEAQKMLVDQLSGALFPIAQDVKIQVEFNPATVAEYRLIGYETRALRREDFNNDHVDAGEIGAGHTVTALYEVTPVGSPAVLTDPLRFGAPKAEGSETDLAFLRLRYIEPGAATSQLLEQVVPVEESAPGDEARFAAAIAGFGQLLRGSTDLGDWSYADAIALANGAKGDDPYGYRTEAVQLMRLAQSLQR, translated from the coding sequence ATGGATGAACTCGACAAGCTCCGCGCCGCCCTGCAGGGAGACGCCCCGGCCCCGAAGGCCGATGCAAAGACCATCGCCCTGCGAATGGCCGAAGAAAATTTCGCGCGTCTCCAAGAATCCGACCCCGCCGCACGTCCCACAGAAACAGCCCCCCAGCGGGGCGGATTTCTGAAAGGACTATCGCAGATGTTTATGAATTCGAACCTGAAGCCGCTGATGCTGGCCACCTCGTCACTGGTGATTGTCGGGATCGGCGTGGTGCTGGTGGACCCGTTCGCGCGCCCCATGCCGCAGGCCGTCATCGAACCCGTCGTGATGCCCGCCGAGGCGCCCGAAAACCTTGTCGACGACCTCGTTGAGATGGAGATCGAAGAAACCGCGGCGCCCTCTGTCTCCAAACGTCTGCAGCAAGCACCCGCGAACACCGTCGCGCAGCCCCGCCGCTCGACCCTTGGCAGGAACGGCGACAGCGGCAGCAAGGCCGAAAACAGCGTCATGCGCCCCGCCGCCCCCGCGCCAAGCGGCCAACTGCTGCGCGACCGTCTGCCCCAGCCGCAGGTCGCACAATCCGATGACCGCTTCGCCAACGCCGCGACGAACCCGCTCAAGGTCACATCGGAGGAACCGGTTTCGACCTTCTCCATCGACGTGGACACGGCCAGCTATTCCTGGGTCCGCTCCAGCCTGACGCGCGGTCAGCTGCCCGATACGGCCTCCGTCCGGGTCGAGGAAATGGTGAACTACTTCCCCTATGACTACCCGGCGCCCGACGGCGACGCGCCGTTCGAGACCACCGTCAGCGTGTCCGAGACCCCGTGGAACCCCGACACGCAGCTGATGCATATCGCGATCCAAGGCGCGCAGGTGGAAACACGCCCGCCGCTGAATCTTGTGTTCCTGATCGACACCTCCGGCTCGATGCAGGACGCGAATAAATTGCCCCTGCTGGTGCAAAGCTTCCGCCTGATGCTGGGCCAGCTCAACGCCGAGGATCAGGTGGCCATCGTCGCCTATGCCGGCTCCGCCGGCACGGTGCTGGAGCCGACGCCAGCCTCCGCGCGCAGCAAGATCGAGGACGCTCTTGCGCGCCTCTCCGCAGGCGGCTCAACCGCCGGGGGCGAGGGGCTGCGCGCCGCCTATGCCTTGGCCGAACAGATGTCGGATGACGGCGACGTCTCCCGCGTGATCCTCGCCACCGACGGCGATTTCAACGTGGGCCTGCAGTCAGATGCCGAGATGAAGGGCTTCGTGACCGAGAAGCGCAAATCCGGCACTTACCTGTCGGTGCTGGGCTTCGGGCGCGGCAACTTCAATGACGCGCTGATGCAGACGCTGGCCCAGAACGGCAACGGTCAGGCCGCCTATATCGACACGCTGGCCGAGGCGCAGAAGATGTTGGTCGACCAGCTCTCCGGCGCGCTGTTTCCCATCGCCCAGGACGTCAAGATCCAGGTGGAGTTCAACCCCGCCACCGTCGCCGAATACCGCCTGATCGGCTACGAGACTCGCGCGCTGCGGCGCGAGGATTTCAACAACGATCACGTCGATGCGGGCGAGATCGGGGCGGGCCACACGGTCACGGCGCTCTACGAAGTCACGCCCGTGGGCTCCCCCGCCGTGCTGACCGACCCGCTGCGCTTCGGCGCGCCTAAGGCAGAAGGCAGCGAGACCGACCTCGCCTTCCTGCGCCTGCGCTACATAGAGCCCGGCGCTGCCACGAGCCAACTTTTGGAACAGGTCGTCCCCGTCGAAGAGAGCGCGCCGGGTGACGAGGCCCGTTTCGCTGCCGCCATCGCAGGCTTCGGCCAATTGCTGCGCGGCTCCACGGATCTGGGTGATTGGTCCTACGCCGACGCCATTGCGCTGGCGAACGGGGCCAAGGGGGATGATCCCTATGGCTACCGCACGGAGGCCGTTCAGTTGATGCGGCTCGCCCAAAGCCTTCAGCGCTAG
- a CDS encoding tripartite tricarboxylate transporter permease — translation METLSIALPALSDAASLIAQPIVLGYLVMGVVMGLCIGVFPGLGGIAGLSLLLPFMFGMDPVLGLALMIGMVAVVPTSDTFASVLMGIPGSSASQATVLDGFPMAKKGQAARALSAAFASSLFGGLVGAAFLTVFILVARPIVLEFRTPELLMITIFGLSMVGILAGRVALKGIAAAGLGMMIGTIGEGDSAGELRMATYDMPYLVDGLKLVIVGLGIFAIPEIVALLRQDRAISDRKPLGGGWLTGVKDWFANIWLSVRCSIIGVIVGVIPGLGGSVVDWIAYGHSVQTTKDKSNFGKGEVRGVIGPESSNNAKEGGGLVPTLLFGIPGSGSMAIFIGAIALLGSGNIEVGPSMLKNNLDITYAIVWLLALANVVGTLICIAASGGIARLTTIPFSLLAPFLFMIIAFAAFQSGQDILDLVALFAIGFLGILMRRFDWSRPAFLIGFVLSNPAETYANQAVQIAASRFRRSMEEGLDYIFSPIVIVLIIITLISVVVGLRQAKTIMAEGAVNSGSKRAPLIFLLVVLGYLLVAFTNAAMIPDYASADRVFPRFVSGVAIVACVILLVQMMIRPETHALFADREVEEDSRHGLWSTLAWFAGLLLLTYLLGFILALALFLFSFIHLRAGRGMGYAALYTAAGLAFMCAMAWLLNRDFPAGLLQGAVDLPWPLG, via the coding sequence ATGGAAACGCTCTCCATTGCCCTGCCCGCGCTCTCGGACGCGGCCAGTCTGATCGCGCAGCCCATCGTGCTGGGATATCTGGTCATGGGGGTCGTCATGGGCCTGTGCATCGGGGTGTTCCCCGGGCTGGGCGGCATCGCGGGGCTCTCACTGCTGCTGCCCTTCATGTTCGGCATGGACCCGGTGCTGGGGCTCGCGCTGATGATCGGCATGGTGGCGGTGGTGCCGACCTCCGACACGTTCGCCTCCGTGCTGATGGGCATTCCGGGGTCATCGGCAAGCCAGGCCACGGTGCTGGATGGCTTTCCCATGGCCAAGAAGGGCCAGGCGGCGCGTGCGCTGTCGGCGGCCTTCGCGTCGTCGCTGTTCGGCGGGCTCGTGGGCGCGGCCTTCCTGACCGTCTTCATACTGGTGGCGCGGCCCATCGTGCTGGAGTTCCGCACGCCGGAGCTGTTGATGATCACCATCTTCGGTCTGTCGATGGTCGGCATCCTCGCGGGCCGGGTGGCGCTCAAGGGCATCGCAGCGGCGGGCCTCGGCATGATGATCGGCACCATCGGCGAGGGCGACAGCGCGGGCGAGCTGCGCATGGCGACCTATGACATGCCCTACCTGGTGGACGGGCTGAAACTGGTGATCGTGGGCCTCGGCATCTTCGCCATCCCCGAAATCGTCGCCCTGCTACGCCAGGACCGCGCGATCTCTGATCGCAAGCCGCTCGGCGGAGGCTGGCTGACGGGCGTGAAGGACTGGTTTGCCAATATCTGGCTGTCGGTGCGCTGCTCGATCATCGGGGTGATCGTGGGCGTGATCCCCGGGCTGGGCGGCTCTGTCGTGGACTGGATCGCCTACGGGCACAGTGTGCAGACCACCAAGGACAAGTCGAATTTCGGCAAGGGCGAGGTCCGCGGCGTGATCGGCCCGGAAAGCTCCAACAATGCCAAGGAGGGCGGCGGGCTGGTGCCAACCCTGCTGTTCGGCATCCCCGGCTCCGGCTCCATGGCGATCTTCATCGGGGCCATCGCGCTGCTGGGCTCCGGCAATATCGAGGTCGGCCCCTCGATGCTGAAGAATAACCTCGACATCACCTATGCCATCGTCTGGCTTCTGGCGCTGGCCAATGTCGTGGGCACGCTGATCTGCATCGCGGCCTCCGGCGGGATCGCGCGGCTGACGACGATCCCGTTCTCGCTGCTGGCGCCCTTCCTGTTCATGATCATCGCCTTCGCGGCGTTTCAGTCCGGTCAGGATATCCTCGACCTGGTGGCGCTGTTCGCGATCGGGTTTCTGGGCATCCTGATGCGTCGCTTCGACTGGTCGCGCCCGGCCTTCCTGATCGGTTTCGTGCTGTCCAACCCGGCAGAAACCTATGCCAATCAGGCGGTGCAGATCGCCGCCTCGCGCTTCCGCCGCAGCATGGAGGAAGGCCTCGACTACATCTTCTCCCCCATCGTGATCGTGCTGATCATCATCACCCTGATCTCGGTCGTCGTGGGCCTGCGGCAGGCCAAGACCATCATGGCCGAGGGCGCGGTCAATTCCGGCTCCAAGCGCGCGCCGCTGATCTTCCTGCTGGTGGTGCTGGGCTACCTGCTGGTGGCCTTCACCAACGCCGCGATGATCCCCGACTACGCCAGCGCCGACCGGGTCTTCCCGCGCTTCGTCTCCGGCGTCGCCATCGTGGCGTGCGTGATCTTGCTGGTGCAGATGATGATCCGCCCGGAGACCCACGCGCTGTTTGCCGACCGCGAGGTCGAAGAAGACAGCCGCCACGGCCTGTGGTCAACGCTGGCGTGGTTCGCGGGGCTATTGCTGCTGACCTACCTGCTCGGCTTCATCCTGGCGCTGGCGCTGTTCCTATTCAGCTTCATCCACCTGCGCGCCGGACGCGGGATGGGCTACGCGGCGCTCTACACTGCCGCCGGGCTCGCCTTCATGTGCGCGATGGCGTGGCTTTTGAACCGCGACTTTCCCGCAGGCCTTCTGCAAGGCGCGGTGGACCTGCCCTGGCCGCTGGGCTGA
- a CDS encoding isocitrate/isopropylmalate dehydrogenase family protein: MGALLHLLCLPGDGIGPEIMAATRRVLDAVTPRCTRPIRVTEAQIGFAALKASGTTLPDDLRTAARAADGVILGPVSHNDYPAVAEGGLNPSGVLRKDLALFANVRPARTWAGVPHASKTAFSLTVMRENLEGFYADRNMHMGPGEFMPDPDTALAFRRITRAASMNIARAGFAHAARVGHARVTAVHKANVMRVSDGLYLECCREVAANHPDLHYDEMLVDAAAAHLVRDPAQFGTIVTTNMFGDILSDLASELGGGLGLAGSLNHGAEHAVAQAQHGSAPDLAGEGTANPVSLILSLAMLLRHRGEATAADSIERALAVVLPETRTPDLGGTASTDSFTDALIASIEATP; this comes from the coding sequence ATGGGGGCGCTGCTGCATCTGCTCTGCCTGCCCGGTGATGGCATCGGGCCAGAGATCATGGCGGCCACCCGCCGCGTGCTCGACGCGGTGACCCCGCGATGCACCCGCCCGATCCGGGTCACGGAGGCCCAGATCGGCTTCGCGGCGCTCAAGGCCAGCGGGACCACCCTGCCCGATGATTTACGCACGGCGGCGCGGGCGGCAGATGGCGTGATCCTTGGCCCTGTCTCCCACAATGACTACCCGGCGGTGGCCGAGGGTGGCCTGAACCCGTCCGGCGTGCTGCGCAAGGATCTCGCGCTGTTTGCCAATGTCCGCCCGGCGCGCACCTGGGCCGGGGTACCCCATGCGTCGAAGACCGCGTTCAGCCTGACGGTGATGCGCGAGAACCTCGAAGGCTTCTACGCCGATCGCAACATGCACATGGGCCCGGGCGAATTCATGCCCGACCCCGACACCGCGCTGGCCTTTCGGCGGATCACCCGCGCGGCGTCGATGAACATCGCGCGCGCGGGCTTCGCCCACGCCGCCCGGGTCGGCCATGCCCGGGTGACCGCGGTGCACAAGGCCAATGTCATGCGCGTCTCCGACGGGTTGTATCTTGAATGCTGCCGCGAAGTCGCGGCCAACCACCCGGACCTGCACTACGACGAGATGCTCGTCGACGCCGCCGCAGCTCATCTGGTGCGCGACCCGGCGCAGTTCGGCACGATCGTGACCACCAACATGTTCGGCGACATCCTGTCTGATCTCGCGTCAGAGTTGGGCGGCGGGCTGGGGCTCGCGGGCTCGCTCAACCACGGGGCAGAGCACGCCGTCGCGCAGGCGCAGCACGGCTCCGCACCGGACCTCGCAGGCGAGGGCACCGCCAATCCCGTCTCGCTGATCCTGTCGCTTGCGATGCTTTTACGACACCGCGGCGAAGCCACAGCCGCCGACAGCATCGAGCGCGCGCTGGCCGTGGTTCTGCCAGAGACCCGCACGCCCGATCTGGGCGGCACGGCCAGCACCGACAGTTTCACCGACGCGCTCATCGCAAGTATCGAGGCCACCCCATGA
- a CDS encoding alpha/beta hydrolase, which produces MSKTQEEIDLAYENGRFIPGAQAYADGWEAASVAFRARVGGEYDVSYGAHPREAYDLIAPDTISKGLFVFVHGGYWISRHKDDWTCYGEGAHQAGWTIAHLGYPLAPEVRISDIADSIARGIAAVAAKVDGPIVLAGHSAGGHLVARMAMPGVLPEDVLARVQHVLSISPVSDLRPLLELTMNENLRLDPEEAERESPALAPAPQTPVSVIVGAQERPVFLDQARWLAEAWDAPHIVLPGRHHFDVIDDLRDAQSPMLKTAFGH; this is translated from the coding sequence ATGTCAAAAACTCAGGAAGAGATTGATTTGGCTTATGAAAATGGCCGTTTTATTCCCGGGGCTCAGGCCTATGCCGACGGGTGGGAAGCCGCCTCAGTGGCGTTCCGGGCCAGGGTGGGCGGCGAATATGACGTCTCTTATGGCGCGCATCCGCGCGAAGCCTACGATCTGATCGCACCTGACACGATCTCCAAGGGCCTGTTCGTTTTCGTGCATGGCGGCTATTGGATCAGCCGCCACAAGGACGATTGGACCTGCTATGGTGAGGGCGCGCATCAGGCGGGCTGGACCATCGCGCATCTGGGCTATCCACTGGCCCCGGAGGTGCGGATTTCCGACATTGCCGACAGCATCGCGCGCGGGATTGCGGCAGTCGCAGCGAAGGTCGACGGGCCAATTGTGCTGGCCGGACATTCGGCAGGCGGGCATCTTGTGGCGCGTATGGCGATGCCCGGAGTGCTGCCGGAAGACGTGCTGGCGCGGGTGCAACATGTGCTGAGCATCTCGCCCGTATCGGACCTGCGACCGTTGCTCGAATTAACCATGAACGAGAACCTGCGTCTCGACCCGGAAGAGGCGGAGCGCGAAAGCCCGGCGCTCGCCCCCGCGCCGCAGACGCCGGTCAGCGTCATCGTCGGCGCGCAGGAGCGGCCCGTTTTTCTTGATCAAGCCCGGTGGTTGGCGGAGGCGTGGGACGCGCCGCACATCGTCTTGCCCGGGCGGCACCATTTCGATGTGATCGACGATTTGCGCGACGCGCAAAGCCCGATGCTGAAAACTGCATTTGGCCACTGA
- a CDS encoding 4-oxalomesaconate tautomerase codes for MTQTAIPFHFLRGGTSRGPYLNRADLPTDRETLAQVLIAMIGSGHPLNIDGIGGGAAVTTKVAMLSRSDDDWADIDYFFAQVSVTDGQVDFKPTCGNILVGVGPAALEMGLIAPTGPRTEIRIRAVNTGARVSAIVQTESGAVQYAGEARIDGVPGTAAPVELMFRDVTGGVTGAMFPTGERIDVIDGIAVSCIDVAMPMVIARAADFGLTGLESAAELDDNRDFYARMEPLRQKAGALMGMGDVSASVTPKFGLIAPPVAGGTALTRYFMPRNCHPSLAVTGSQCLATCLLCPGTVGDGITAALPDHGPTTLHLEHPMGVLDVSMDYRRDGDAFEVISAGLTRTARLLARGEVFVPSAIWQGN; via the coding sequence ATGACCCAAACCGCGATCCCCTTTCACTTCCTGCGGGGCGGCACCTCGCGCGGGCCGTATCTGAACCGCGCCGATCTGCCCACCGATCGCGAGACCCTCGCGCAGGTCCTGATCGCCATGATCGGCTCCGGCCATCCGCTCAATATTGACGGGATCGGCGGCGGGGCTGCGGTGACCACCAAGGTCGCGATGCTGTCGCGCTCGGACGATGACTGGGCCGATATCGACTATTTCTTCGCGCAGGTCAGCGTCACCGATGGCCAGGTCGACTTCAAGCCAACCTGCGGCAACATCCTTGTGGGCGTCGGACCCGCCGCGCTGGAGATGGGGCTCATCGCGCCCACCGGGCCACGCACCGAAATCCGCATCCGTGCCGTCAACACCGGCGCCCGGGTGAGCGCCATCGTTCAAACCGAGAGCGGCGCGGTCCAATATGCGGGCGAGGCGCGCATCGACGGGGTGCCGGGCACCGCCGCCCCGGTGGAGCTGATGTTCAGGGACGTCACCGGCGGGGTGACGGGGGCGATGTTTCCCACCGGCGAGCGCATTGATGTGATCGACGGCATCGCGGTCTCTTGCATTGACGTCGCCATGCCGATGGTGATCGCGCGGGCCGCGGATTTCGGCCTGACCGGCCTCGAGAGCGCCGCGGAGCTGGACGACAACCGCGACTTCTATGCGCGCATGGAGCCTCTGCGCCAAAAGGCGGGGGCGCTGATGGGGATGGGCGATGTATCAGCCTCGGTCACGCCCAAATTTGGCCTGATCGCGCCGCCAGTCGCGGGCGGCACCGCGCTGACGCGCTACTTCATGCCCCGTAACTGCCACCCAAGCCTTGCGGTCACCGGCTCGCAATGCCTCGCGACCTGCCTGCTTTGCCCCGGCACCGTCGGCGACGGCATCACAGCCGCGTTGCCCGATCACGGCCCGACCACCTTGCACTTGGAGCACCCCATGGGGGTCCTGGACGTCTCGATGGATTATCGCCGTGATGGAGATGCGTTCGAGGTGATCTCTGCCGGGCTTACCCGAACCGCCCGCCTGCTCGCCCGGGGCGAGGTGTTCGTTCCATCCGCGATCTGGCAGGGGAATTGA